The sequence TCGACGCGGACACCTGGGCCGCGCTCTGGCGCGGCGACGCGCCCGCGGCCCCAACCGCGTGACTTCCGTGCCGCGTTGAGCGCCGGGCAGGCGCGGCGAGCCTGCCCGGCGCCCCTCGAAGATCACCCCCTTGTCACGCATATCTCCGTTACGCGGGTTTTCCGTCACAGGCGCTCGACAGGCCCGCCCGGTGCCGGCCGCTGCCGGTCACCCCGCACAGGCTGAGTGATCGTCAGCGACCGCGGCGCAGCTCCCCCGACGGCTTCCAGGCCGCCGCCGCGGTGCAGAGAGGTGGCACCATGACGGACACAAGGCTCTGGTCCTACAAGGACATCGCCGCGCACATCCGGGTTCAGCCGGACACGGTCCGCTCCTATCGCAAGCACGGTCTCCTCCCGGCCCCCGACCATGTGGAGAGCGGCAAGCCCTACTGGTACGCGGACACCGTGCGGGCCTGGGTGGCGGCCCGGCCGGGGAACCGGGGGCGGCGGGGCTGAGGGGGCGGGGCCCCGGGCCTCACGTCCCGCTGGGGACCCTCTCCGGATCGGACGCCGGGTCCGGTATCGCCTCGGTCCCGGGCCCCGGCCGTCCTGCCGCAGGCTCCGGCGCCGCCGTCTCCCCCTCGCTCAGCCCGAACCGCTGGTGGAACCTCCGCATCGGTGCCGGTGCCCACCAGCTCGCCCGGCCCATCAGCTTCATCACCGTCGGGACGAGCAGGCTGCGGACCACCATGGCGTCCATGAGGACGGCGAGCGCGATGCCGAGGCCGAGCATCTTGGTGTTGGTCACCCGCGAGGTGCCGATGGCGACCATCACGACCGCCAGGATCACGGCCGCCGCGGTGATCAGCCCGCCGGTGCGCCGCAGTCCGAAAGCGACCGCCTGCTCGTGGTCCCCGGTACGGTCGTACTCCTCCTTGATCCGGGAGAGCAGGAACACCCCGTAGTCCATGGAGAGCCCGAAGGCGACGCAGAACATGAGGACCGGGAGTGTCGTCTCGATGTCCCCGGTGCTGGTGAACGAGAGCGGCCCGGACAGGTGGCCGTCCTGGAAGACCCAGACCACCGCCCCGAACATCGCGGTGAGACTCAGGGCGTTGAGCACCACGGCCTGAAGGGGTATCAGCACGCTTCCGGTCAGCAGGAAGACCAGCAGCAGCGTCACCACGGCGATGATGCCCACCGCCCACGGCAGCCGGTCGCCGATGGCGGCCTTGGAGTCGACCAGCACCGCCGCCGTCCCCGTCACGGAGGTCTCGAACGGTGCGGGTTCGGCCCGCAGGTCCTTCACCAGCCGCTGGGTCTCCTCCCCCACCGGCTCCCCCTTCCCCAGCACGCTGAAGTAGGCGGTCCGCCCCTCCGTGAGCGGGCCGTCGACGCGGAGGACTCCGGGCAGCGCGGCGAGCCGGCTGCGGTACTCGGCGTACTGCGCGGGTGTCGTTCCGCCCTCCGCGAGGATGTCGAGGCTCCCGCCGGGGCTGCCGGGGAAGCCGTCCCGCAGATGCTGCTGCACCACGTGGGACTCGGAGGACGCGGGGAGCTGCCGGTCGTCCGCCGTACCGAACTTGACGCCCAGGAACGGCAGCCCGAGGAGGACGAGCCCCACGCTCGTGACGATCGCGAAGACCGGTGCCCTGCGCATCACCAGCGCGGTGAACCGGGCCCAGCCCGCTCCGGCCTCCGTCTGCGGCTTCGCGCGGCCCCGCCGCAACAGCTTCCGGAGGTCCAGGGAGTTGACCCGGGGGCCGAGGAGCATCAGCGCGGCCGGCAGGAGGATCAGCGCGGCAGCGGCGGCGAGCAGCACCACGGCGATCCCGGCGTACGCGAAGGAGCGCAGGAAGTACTGCGGGAAGACCAGCATCGCGGCGAGCGACACCGCGACCGTCAGCGCCGAGAACAGCACCGTCCGGCCCGCCGTGCGCAGCGTCGTCCCGATGGCCGTCCTGGTCGGGGCGCCGGCCGCCAGCTCCTCGCGGAAGCGGCGCACGATGAACAGGGCGTAGTCGATGGCGAGTCCGAGCCCGAGCGCCGTGGTGAGGTTCTGAGCGAAGACCGAGACGTCGGTGAACTCGGTGATGCCGCGCAGCACGGCGTTGGTCCCCAGGATGGCGACGATGCCCACGCCCAGGGGCAGCAGGGCGGCGATCGCGCTGCCGAAGACCATGACGAGCAGCACCAGCGTCACCGGCAGGGCGATCATCTCGGCCCGCAGCAGATCGTCCTCGATGATCGTCTGCATCTCGTGCTGCACGGCCACGGGGCCGCCGATCGTGACGCGCACCGGCCCGTGCTCTCCCCGGTAGGCCGGGGCTATCCGGTCCAGCACCTCCCCCGACGCCTTGTCGTCGCCCTCGATGCGGGCGGCGATGAGCGCCTCCTTGCCGTCCTCGGCGCGCAGCGCGGGCGCCTTGTCCTGCCAGTAGGAACGGACGCCCACGACATCCGCCTCGCCGGCGAGCCGCTTCGCCAGGCGCGCCGCCTCGGCGGCCACGGCCGGGTCGTCCACGGAGGCACCACCGCTGTCGACGAGCAGCAGGAGGTTCGGCTGGGAGGCGGGGAACTCGCGTTCCAGCGCCTTCGTGGCGTAGGTCGACTCGGCGTCGGGAGCCTGCCAGCCACCACTGCCCATCCGGTCGGCGACCCCGCTGCCCGCGAGGACCGCGAGCGCGGTGATCACCAGAGCCGCCAGCAGCGTGAGCCGGGGACGCGCGGTGACGAAGCGCGTCCAGCCCCCCAGTCGCTGCGGGCCGTTGACTTCAGGCATGGTGCGATGTCCCCTTTTCCCCGGATCCGGGCGCGCCGGGCGGCAGCACGAGGCGACCGCGCAGGGCAGCATGGATCAGTCATTGCCACCTACACTGGCAAACACGAGTCATCGCTCGCGTTTCACAAGAATGCGAGCGACCTCTCGTGTTTGTCAACCGCTCACGAAAGCTGGGGATTCACCGTGTCGCAGGCCAGGTCCGGGAGCGCCGAGCCGGCGGAGGGCGCCGCGCCCGCGGGAGGCGCCGCGCGAGCCGGCGATGCCGCGCGAGCCGGGAAGGCGGGCAGGGCGGAGGCCCCCGCCAGGCCGCGCAGGCGGCAGGCCCGGGGCGAGGCCCGTATCGCGCAGTTGCTCAAGGCCGCCGCCCACGTGTTCTGCACGACCGGGTACACCGCCGCGAGCACCAACGCCATCGCCCGCGAGGCCGGCGTCTCGCCCGGCACGCTCTACCAGTTCTTCCCCAACAAGGAGGCCATCGCGATCGAGCTCGGCGACCAGCTCCTGGCCCGCTGGCGGGAGACCTACGGGGCCGCCTTCCTGGCCGGCCACCTGGAACTGCCGCTGGACGGGATGCTCGACGCCACCCTCGACCCGCTGATCGAGTTCAACTGCGAGAACCCGGCGTTCACAGTCCTGATGCACGGCTCCGAGATCCCCGGCATGGTCACCAAGGACCACGACGCCGTGCACGTCACGATGCTCGCGCGCGTCGAGACGATCCTCGCCGGATACCTGCCGGACGCACCACCGGCCGAGGTCACCCGGATCGCCACGATGATCTTCAACATCTTCAAGTCCGGGCTGGACGTGATCATGGCGCACGAGGGGGACGAGCGCGAGGCGTACATCCGGGAGCTGAAGACGGTCCTCCACCGGTACCTCGAACCCATGATCCCCGGCGACACGGCCGCGCGGACCGACTCGCGCCATACCCCCTAGGGGTATAAAGTGGGGAGCATGGAGGCGCACCGGTGTGCGTCCCTCCATCCCCGTGCGCCCGTCGAAGAGGAGAACACCATGACCGCCGAGACCCAGCTCCCCCAGGCGACCGGCTCCTGCTGCTCGCCCAGCGGTTCCTGCCACGACAGCGCGGGCACGGACGCCGGGCAGACCGGCGTGACCACCGTCTACGAGGTGACCGGCATGACCTGCGGGCACTGCGAGGGCGCCGTCTCCGAGGAGATCTCCGCCATCGAGGGTGTCACCTCGGTGAAGGCCGTGGCGTCCACCGGGCAGGTGACGGTGGTCTCGCAGGGCCCGCTGGACGACGAGGCCGTACGCGCCGCCGTCGACGAGGCGGGCTACGAGCTCACCGGCCGCGCCTGACCGCCCCGGGAGCCCTCGCGCCCCCGCATCACTCGCACCACCCGTCACCGCCGGGCCGGACCGACCAGCAGATACTGGTGGGGTACGGCCCGGTCGGC is a genomic window of Streptomyces sp. NBC_00708 containing:
- a CDS encoding MarR family transcriptional regulator — protein: MTDTRLWSYKDIAAHIRVQPDTVRSYRKHGLLPAPDHVESGKPYWYADTVRAWVAARPGNRGRRG
- a CDS encoding MMPL family transporter translates to MPEVNGPQRLGGWTRFVTARPRLTLLAALVITALAVLAGSGVADRMGSGGWQAPDAESTYATKALEREFPASQPNLLLLVDSGGASVDDPAVAAEAARLAKRLAGEADVVGVRSYWQDKAPALRAEDGKEALIAARIEGDDKASGEVLDRIAPAYRGEHGPVRVTIGGPVAVQHEMQTIIEDDLLRAEMIALPVTLVLLVMVFGSAIAALLPLGVGIVAILGTNAVLRGITEFTDVSVFAQNLTTALGLGLAIDYALFIVRRFREELAAGAPTRTAIGTTLRTAGRTVLFSALTVAVSLAAMLVFPQYFLRSFAYAGIAVVLLAAAAALILLPAALMLLGPRVNSLDLRKLLRRGRAKPQTEAGAGWARFTALVMRRAPVFAIVTSVGLVLLGLPFLGVKFGTADDRQLPASSESHVVQQHLRDGFPGSPGGSLDILAEGGTTPAQYAEYRSRLAALPGVLRVDGPLTEGRTAYFSVLGKGEPVGEETQRLVKDLRAEPAPFETSVTGTAAVLVDSKAAIGDRLPWAVGIIAVVTLLLVFLLTGSVLIPLQAVVLNALSLTAMFGAVVWVFQDGHLSGPLSFTSTGDIETTLPVLMFCVAFGLSMDYGVFLLSRIKEEYDRTGDHEQAVAFGLRRTGGLITAAAVILAVVMVAIGTSRVTNTKMLGLGIALAVLMDAMVVRSLLVPTVMKLMGRASWWAPAPMRRFHQRFGLSEGETAAPEPAAGRPGPGTEAIPDPASDPERVPSGT
- a CDS encoding TetR family transcriptional regulator codes for the protein MSQARSGSAEPAEGAAPAGGAARAGDAARAGKAGRAEAPARPRRRQARGEARIAQLLKAAAHVFCTTGYTAASTNAIAREAGVSPGTLYQFFPNKEAIAIELGDQLLARWRETYGAAFLAGHLELPLDGMLDATLDPLIEFNCENPAFTVLMHGSEIPGMVTKDHDAVHVTMLARVETILAGYLPDAPPAEVTRIATMIFNIFKSGLDVIMAHEGDEREAYIRELKTVLHRYLEPMIPGDTAARTDSRHTP
- a CDS encoding heavy-metal-associated domain-containing protein, with the protein product MTAETQLPQATGSCCSPSGSCHDSAGTDAGQTGVTTVYEVTGMTCGHCEGAVSEEISAIEGVTSVKAVASTGQVTVVSQGPLDDEAVRAAVDEAGYELTGRA